From Shewanella yunxiaonensis, the proteins below share one genomic window:
- a CDS encoding SPOR domain-containing protein has product MSSQFHNRLVGTVVLMALGVIFLPDILDGKKEHQQEQFTEIPLRPQTDVVTSDAANNKVLDEPKSAPAVVEQTVVDESPKIAPSQTAAVVETKVTQTENSVPKDAQPAPEVQKQPQPQPKKATQVSWTIQLGAFSNAANVKGLVQRLRSSGYAAYTLPDKPVDGKLTRVFVGPEISLDRLKEQQGKIEAQTKLKGKIIQFNPLER; this is encoded by the coding sequence TTGTCGTCTCAATTTCACAACCGTTTGGTAGGCACAGTGGTGCTGATGGCGTTAGGGGTAATTTTTTTGCCGGATATTCTGGACGGTAAAAAGGAGCACCAGCAGGAGCAATTTACCGAAATTCCATTGCGGCCTCAGACAGACGTCGTGACGTCAGACGCAGCCAACAATAAAGTGTTGGATGAGCCCAAGTCGGCGCCAGCAGTTGTAGAACAAACTGTTGTTGATGAGTCGCCCAAAATTGCACCATCGCAGACAGCTGCAGTGGTAGAGACCAAAGTAACCCAAACAGAAAACAGTGTTCCAAAGGATGCACAACCTGCTCCAGAGGTGCAAAAGCAGCCGCAACCTCAGCCTAAAAAAGCAACGCAAGTGAGCTGGACAATTCAGCTCGGGGCCTTTAGTAATGCAGCTAATGTGAAAGGCTTAGTCCAACGGCTGCGCAGCAGTGGATATGCCGCTTACACGCTGCCTGACAAGCCGGTTGATGGCAAATTAACGCGGGTTTTTGTTGGTCCAGAAATATCGCTTGATAGGCTAAAGGAGCAGCAAGGCAAGATTGAAGCGCAGACTAAATTAAAGGGAAAAATCATTCAGTTTAATCCGCTAGAGCGCTGA
- the fabB gene encoding beta-ketoacyl-ACP synthase I, which yields MKRVVITGIGIVSSIGNNKQEVTDSLRAGRSGITHSAQFEEMQLRSQVWGNVKLDPSELIDRKALRFMGDAAAYAYLAMKEAIEDANLTEEQYSNPRVGLIAGTGGASSANQVQAADTLRTKGVKRVGPYIVPRIMSSTASACLATPFKIKGMNYSISSACATSAHCIGHAVELIQMGKQDMVFAGGAEEIDWTLTMGFDAMGALSTKYNDTPEKASRTYDADRDGFVISGGGGIVVVEELEHALARGAKIYAEVIGYGASSDGYDMVAPSGEGAVRCMKMALETVDTPIDYLNTHGTSTPVGDVRELEAIREVFTDHVPPIASTKSLTGHALGAAGVHEAIYSLLMLQNGFIAPSINIETLDEKAEGLPIVREYRDADLKTVMSNSFGFGGTNATLVMRKYQG from the coding sequence ATGAAAAGAGTTGTGATCACCGGTATCGGCATTGTTTCCAGCATCGGCAATAACAAGCAGGAAGTTACCGATTCCCTGCGTGCCGGTCGCAGTGGGATTACCCACTCTGCACAGTTTGAAGAAATGCAACTGCGCAGTCAGGTATGGGGCAATGTCAAACTTGATCCAAGTGAATTGATCGATCGTAAAGCATTGCGTTTTATGGGTGATGCCGCCGCATATGCTTATCTGGCGATGAAAGAAGCCATTGAGGACGCTAATCTCACCGAAGAGCAATATTCAAATCCTCGTGTAGGTTTGATTGCCGGAACCGGTGGTGCTTCATCTGCGAATCAGGTACAGGCTGCGGATACTTTGCGTACCAAAGGTGTCAAGCGTGTCGGGCCCTATATTGTCCCGCGGATTATGTCCAGCACAGCCAGTGCGTGTTTGGCAACCCCATTCAAAATTAAAGGCATGAACTATTCTATTAGCTCAGCCTGTGCGACCAGCGCGCATTGTATTGGCCATGCCGTGGAACTGATCCAGATGGGCAAACAGGACATGGTATTTGCCGGTGGTGCCGAAGAGATTGACTGGACGCTGACCATGGGCTTTGATGCGATGGGCGCGTTGTCTACTAAATACAACGATACGCCAGAAAAAGCCTCTCGTACCTATGATGCGGATCGCGATGGTTTTGTGATCTCCGGTGGTGGCGGCATTGTGGTGGTTGAAGAGCTGGAACATGCGCTGGCGCGTGGTGCCAAGATTTATGCGGAAGTTATCGGCTACGGTGCATCATCAGATGGTTATGACATGGTGGCTCCAAGTGGTGAAGGTGCGGTTCGGTGTATGAAAATGGCGCTGGAAACTGTTGATACGCCTATTGATTACCTCAACACCCATGGTACTTCTACCCCGGTTGGCGATGTGCGCGAGTTGGAAGCCATTCGTGAAGTGTTTACTGATCACGTACCACCTATTGCTTCAACTAAATCATTGACTGGTCACGCCTTGGGCGCGGCTGGTGTGCATGAAGCGATTTACAGTTTGTTGATGTTGCAGAATGGTTTTATTGCCCCTTCTATCAACATCGAAACGTTGGATGAGAAAGCTGAAGGCTTGCCAATTGTGCGTGAATATCGCGATGCTGATCTGAAAACTGTAATGAGCAACAGTTTCGGTTTCGGTGGCACCAACGCTACGCTGGTGATGCGTAAATATCAGGGATAA
- the truA gene encoding tRNA pseudouridine(38-40) synthase TruA, which translates to MRIALGVEYDGSGYFGWQKQAEVDSVQGQLERALSIVANEPIELQCAGRTDAGVHATGQVVHFDTTAIRNDGAWTLGVNANLPDNIAVRWMKVVPEDFHARFSATARRYRYIIYNHNFRPGILRLGVSHYHGELDVAKMHEAAQYLLGENDFTSFRAVQCQSKTPFRNLHRISVSRQGMYVIVDVEANAFLHHMVRNIVGSLLEVGLGNQPVDWLGQLLALKDRTKAAATAKPHGLYLVHVTYPEHFNLPTVAAGPLFLAD; encoded by the coding sequence ATGCGGATTGCGCTAGGCGTAGAGTATGACGGCAGTGGGTATTTTGGCTGGCAGAAACAAGCTGAAGTGGATTCAGTACAAGGGCAGTTAGAACGCGCATTATCGATAGTGGCCAACGAACCTATTGAATTACAATGTGCTGGTCGCACTGATGCCGGTGTCCATGCTACCGGGCAGGTGGTCCATTTTGACACTACGGCTATCCGTAACGATGGCGCTTGGACCTTAGGTGTAAACGCTAATCTGCCTGATAATATCGCGGTGCGTTGGATGAAGGTGGTGCCAGAAGATTTTCATGCGCGATTCTCCGCGACTGCCAGACGTTATCGTTACATTATCTACAATCATAATTTTCGTCCTGGTATTTTGCGTCTTGGGGTGAGTCATTACCACGGTGAACTGGATGTCGCTAAGATGCATGAAGCTGCGCAATATCTGCTTGGCGAAAACGATTTCACCAGTTTTCGGGCGGTACAGTGCCAGTCAAAAACTCCGTTTCGTAACCTGCACCGGATCAGTGTCAGTCGCCAAGGAATGTATGTCATCGTTGACGTTGAGGCGAACGCTTTTCTTCATCATATGGTGCGGAATATTGTGGGTTCCCTGTTGGAGGTGGGCTTGGGCAATCAACCCGTTGATTGGCTTGGTCAATTGCTGGCACTTAAAGATCGTACTAAAGCGGCTGCCACTGCCAAACCTCACGGTTTATATTTGGTGCATGTGACTTATCCTGAACATTTTAACCTGCCTACTGTTGCTGCTGGCCCGTTATTTTTGGCGGATTGA
- the mnmC gene encoding FAD-dependent 5-carboxymethylaminomethyl-2-thiouridine(34) oxidoreductase MnmC yields the protein MPAANLSLQTIITHSISYLGGCGSKALPALLQYCGKEMQHHPTQKFHLLVFAADDNADAPAQHWQTLQTLLQNMQPATLIAELLQLTILPISGCQRLALERGRITIDLYLSCNTHTLKDIVVPATWISQWFWHTSFLPEMALVWQLARLSQDHCVIRLSEPDTTLKQHFVTAGFQYFHGDKEVTTKLAADDIAISERQALRHQALAQLLPFPRYCWQPLARDQQVAIIGAGIAGASLALSLAERGMRTHVFCSDQEAGDSASGNRQGALYPLLTPEADPLNTFFQKGFLFSRQRIIQLAQMGMDVPHDFCGVLVTGFDARSRARLRKIAEGQPWPTQLLQWLSTEAANAQAGVDVNEAGIYYPLGGWVNPKKLTQASLQQAQELGFANLTFDSEICKLMPNNAGQWMLTDKHDICYGPFTAVVVASGSNMAQFSQTSELQATPFRGQVSEVPTQAGLAKIKTVLCAKGYLTPAWQNTHCLGASYIKDPQTLAYSEIEQQENLEKIQQSYADAEWPFGINVGSQARVGVRMVTRDHLPMASVVPDVKLIQSLAIKQANDINFWRETAAPIHNGLYVLGALGSRGLCSGPLAAEMLAAELTHQPLPLSLSELERLSANRMWLRKLLKGKTL from the coding sequence TTGCCTGCTGCAAATCTATCGTTACAAACAATTATAACTCACTCCATAAGCTATCTCGGCGGCTGTGGTAGCAAGGCATTACCTGCGCTACTGCAATATTGTGGCAAAGAAATGCAGCACCATCCGACACAAAAGTTTCATCTGCTGGTATTTGCGGCAGATGATAACGCGGATGCGCCAGCACAACATTGGCAAACACTGCAAACGCTGCTACAAAACATGCAGCCAGCTACACTTATTGCTGAATTATTGCAGCTGACGATACTTCCCATTTCTGGTTGTCAAAGATTAGCACTGGAACGTGGTCGTATAACTATCGACCTTTATCTAAGCTGCAACACTCACACCCTAAAAGATATCGTTGTACCAGCTACGTGGATCTCACAATGGTTCTGGCATACCTCATTTTTGCCGGAGATGGCACTGGTATGGCAGTTGGCACGATTAAGCCAAGATCATTGTGTGATTCGGCTATCGGAACCCGATACCACATTGAAACAACATTTTGTTACCGCCGGATTTCAATATTTCCACGGCGATAAGGAAGTCACCACAAAGCTCGCTGCAGATGATATCGCAATCTCGGAACGACAAGCGCTTCGACACCAAGCTTTGGCGCAACTTTTACCCTTTCCCCGCTATTGCTGGCAACCCCTCGCACGTGATCAGCAGGTAGCAATTATTGGGGCCGGCATTGCTGGCGCGTCGTTAGCTTTGTCTTTAGCGGAAAGAGGTATGCGAACTCACGTTTTCTGTAGTGACCAAGAGGCGGGAGATAGTGCCAGTGGCAACCGACAGGGCGCACTCTACCCGCTACTGACACCAGAAGCAGATCCATTAAACACCTTTTTCCAAAAAGGCTTTTTGTTCAGCCGCCAACGAATTATCCAACTGGCACAGATGGGGATGGATGTGCCACACGATTTTTGCGGTGTGCTGGTTACCGGTTTTGATGCGCGTAGTCGCGCGAGACTTCGCAAAATAGCAGAAGGCCAGCCTTGGCCGACACAATTGTTGCAGTGGTTATCCACTGAGGCAGCCAATGCACAAGCGGGCGTCGATGTTAATGAAGCAGGGATCTATTATCCGCTTGGCGGTTGGGTCAATCCGAAAAAGCTGACACAGGCAAGCCTGCAACAGGCTCAGGAACTTGGATTTGCCAACCTCACATTTGATAGTGAGATCTGTAAGCTTATGCCGAATAACGCCGGTCAATGGATGCTCACCGATAAACATGATATCTGCTACGGGCCATTTACCGCTGTGGTGGTCGCCAGCGGGAGTAATATGGCGCAATTTTCACAAACCTCCGAGCTACAAGCCACGCCATTTCGCGGACAAGTCAGCGAGGTGCCGACTCAAGCCGGACTGGCTAAAATCAAGACGGTACTGTGTGCCAAAGGCTACCTGACGCCCGCTTGGCAAAACACCCATTGTTTGGGCGCCAGTTATATCAAGGATCCGCAAACGCTGGCTTATAGTGAAATCGAGCAGCAGGAGAATCTCGAGAAAATTCAGCAGAGTTATGCAGATGCTGAATGGCCTTTCGGCATCAATGTTGGAAGCCAAGCACGCGTAGGCGTGCGCATGGTGACTCGTGACCACCTGCCGATGGCAAGCGTCGTGCCGGACGTTAAGTTAATTCAGTCTTTAGCGATAAAACAAGCCAATGACATCAACTTCTGGCGAGAAACAGCAGCACCGATACACAACGGACTCTATGTTTTGGGAGCGCTCGGTTCACGAGGATTATGCAGTGGGCCTTTAGCAGCAGAAATGCTGGCGGCAGAATTAACTCATCAGCCTCTGCCATTATCATTATCGGAGCTTGAACGCCTTAGTGCTAATCGCATGTGGCTGAGAAAGTTATTGAAAGGAAAAACATTATAA
- a CDS encoding FimV/HubP family polar landmark protein, with the protein MNFRTSYLVGLTAAFLALSSQFVTPSVHGQDLKVTGPDGQSREQPRQYGPTSTKDTFWSIANQVRPDSSVSIYQVMAAIYDANPQAFTSNNYNSLEKGMYLLIPSKEVMLAIPRSLAQQRAEADDNAWKRHTSTSAHGAAPVAKSAPVAAVATPKKTTTKSLPALDVDNLQTENLKLTNELSQVKSQLTAAGVEKTQLQSQLEELQQRVTVLEASLKAARSQVEQLQSDLAAAKTVNENVAPAAPVAAKQDTPAVTDSAKAEATAENAEVASAPAPKPVAAKIAEAAVKQPQQPQVAQSEQPGTLWRTIMGNPLYLAVVALIPAGLLGFLGWFFFGRRKVSTAAPAAQGNLTAEDSIPSLNAHDDAADLDSEDISAIHLDEQNELDEQLKDLAQLQPEPKTLDEVSFTGDMPEHEMFIDEGSEKAEAEFSSDDAQSLDDLWAEAMGEQAEDTDTSLKDDDFESLLEGLEDTEESKPVSQEDISLADTLPEDVTAALEQEFGEQEVVTATDSFAETAEPEPEPEPEPEQEPEAKAKDNFVIDFEPDPAFAPKASAVDENAATALTKSTEEDLDAVIAAELGLDDDNEPEDTDVDALLAALETKPPIEPQSAPDDSLQDEIAAELAQDLAASDDDEQDADVLLAELERDAETEDDTDDLLKAAPTIAATVDEEETELSLEDELSKSTTARDDDLDALLAELSAVEKKKPVADSRRLKEKDAGFFDDLKAPKSAQEEEIEDYDLSLDAEPLDVSDDELLKRFAKEEPSLPEDDGYDLHFDDEQDSKLTVDEALAALDADEIAKRPLKSVSDADLSAFQKENGFIDIDKLLNDASDEPQESDPYKALDVDMGDLNALVNEQDLVDVDDEENSVNAKLDLARAYIEIDDRDAAMALLKEVQMDGNERQQEEAESLMKEIE; encoded by the coding sequence ATGAACTTTCGCACTTCATATCTCGTAGGCCTCACGGCCGCTTTTTTGGCCCTTAGCTCGCAGTTTGTAACTCCGTCGGTGCACGGGCAAGATTTGAAAGTTACCGGTCCCGACGGGCAAAGCAGGGAACAACCTCGGCAATATGGCCCGACGTCCACAAAAGATACCTTTTGGAGTATCGCAAATCAGGTTCGACCTGACAGCTCAGTCAGTATTTATCAGGTAATGGCCGCCATTTACGACGCAAATCCACAGGCCTTTACCAGTAATAATTACAACAGCCTTGAAAAAGGCATGTACCTGTTAATTCCCTCAAAAGAGGTGATGCTGGCTATCCCCAGAAGTCTTGCCCAGCAGCGAGCTGAAGCAGACGATAATGCGTGGAAACGGCATACATCCACATCTGCCCATGGCGCCGCTCCAGTGGCAAAATCTGCGCCTGTTGCTGCGGTAGCCACACCTAAAAAGACAACCACTAAATCTTTACCCGCTCTTGATGTTGATAATCTGCAGACAGAAAATCTGAAACTCACTAATGAACTGAGCCAGGTCAAAAGTCAGTTAACAGCGGCTGGTGTTGAGAAAACACAGCTGCAATCGCAACTTGAGGAACTGCAACAACGCGTCACAGTGTTGGAAGCGTCATTAAAAGCCGCCAGATCGCAGGTGGAGCAGTTACAAAGTGATTTAGCTGCTGCGAAGACAGTTAATGAAAATGTGGCGCCAGCAGCTCCTGTGGCGGCGAAACAAGATACCCCCGCAGTAACTGACAGTGCCAAAGCAGAAGCGACTGCTGAGAATGCTGAAGTTGCATCCGCTCCAGCACCTAAGCCTGTTGCTGCAAAAATTGCTGAAGCAGCAGTTAAGCAGCCACAACAACCGCAAGTTGCTCAAAGTGAACAGCCAGGAACGTTGTGGCGTACCATCATGGGGAATCCGTTGTATCTGGCGGTTGTTGCACTCATCCCTGCCGGATTATTGGGCTTCCTTGGCTGGTTCTTCTTCGGAAGACGTAAGGTCAGTACTGCTGCACCTGCCGCGCAAGGGAATTTGACCGCAGAGGACAGCATTCCGTCCCTGAATGCCCATGACGATGCAGCTGATTTGGATAGTGAAGATATTAGTGCCATTCACTTAGATGAACAAAATGAGCTGGATGAACAACTTAAAGATTTAGCGCAGTTACAGCCTGAACCTAAGACTTTGGATGAAGTTTCTTTTACCGGTGATATGCCTGAACATGAAATGTTCATTGACGAGGGAAGTGAGAAAGCTGAAGCGGAATTCAGTAGCGATGATGCGCAGTCGCTAGATGATTTGTGGGCGGAAGCGATGGGTGAGCAGGCTGAAGATACTGACACATCGCTTAAAGATGATGATTTTGAGTCGTTGTTAGAAGGACTGGAAGACACTGAAGAAAGTAAACCTGTGTCCCAAGAAGATATTTCTTTGGCGGATACGTTGCCAGAAGATGTGACTGCTGCACTGGAGCAAGAGTTTGGTGAGCAGGAAGTCGTGACTGCAACAGACTCTTTCGCTGAAACTGCAGAACCAGAGCCAGAGCCAGAGCCAGAGCCAGAGCAAGAGCCAGAGGCAAAAGCTAAAGATAATTTTGTGATTGATTTCGAGCCTGATCCGGCGTTTGCACCTAAGGCTTCAGCGGTCGATGAAAATGCGGCTACCGCGCTGACGAAATCTACTGAAGAAGATCTTGATGCCGTCATCGCCGCTGAATTGGGGCTGGACGATGACAATGAACCGGAAGATACCGATGTAGATGCGCTGCTGGCAGCGCTGGAAACTAAACCACCGATTGAACCCCAATCCGCGCCTGATGACAGTTTGCAAGATGAGATCGCGGCTGAATTAGCGCAAGACCTGGCGGCTAGTGATGACGATGAACAAGATGCGGACGTGCTGTTAGCCGAACTTGAACGCGATGCTGAAACTGAAGATGACACCGACGATTTGTTGAAGGCTGCGCCAACGATTGCCGCCACTGTCGATGAAGAAGAGACAGAACTTTCGTTGGAAGACGAATTGTCAAAATCCACTACAGCGAGGGATGACGATTTGGATGCGCTGCTGGCAGAACTCAGCGCCGTTGAAAAGAAAAAGCCAGTTGCCGATAGCCGTCGACTCAAGGAAAAGGATGCTGGCTTTTTTGATGATCTTAAAGCTCCAAAATCAGCTCAGGAAGAGGAGATTGAAGACTATGACTTGTCATTGGATGCCGAACCGCTGGATGTCAGTGATGACGAACTATTAAAGCGTTTTGCCAAAGAAGAACCGTCATTACCGGAAGATGATGGCTATGACCTGCATTTTGATGATGAGCAAGACAGTAAGTTAACCGTGGACGAAGCCCTTGCGGCGTTGGATGCAGATGAAATTGCTAAAAGGCCTCTTAAATCGGTATCTGATGCCGATCTATCTGCATTTCAAAAAGAGAACGGTTTTATCGATATTGATAAGTTGTTGAACGATGCCAGCGACGAACCGCAGGAATCTGATCCTTACAAGGCATTAGATGTCGATATGGGTGATTTAAATGCTTTGGTAAACGAACAAGATCTCGTTGATGTCGATGACGAAGAAAATTCTGTCAATGCCAAATTGGACCTCGCCAGAGCCTATATCGAAATTGATGACCGCGATGCCGCCATGGCACTATTGAAAGAGGTGCAGATGGACGGCAATGAACGGCAGCAAGAGGAAGCGGAATCCCTAATGAAGGAAATTGAGTAG
- the folC gene encoding bifunctional tetrahydrofolate synthase/dihydrofolate synthase produces the protein MNSSDSVNVITPPAEDAALQCWLDYLLAIHPQEIEMGLDRVATVAGRMQLLDLAPAKVITVGGTNGKGTTCRMLELILQNAGYRVGVYSSPHLLRYNERVRIQGKDACDEAFIAAFSEIEKARGEVSLSFFEYGTLAAFKLFKQAALDVVILEVGLGGRLDATNIIDADVSVITAVDLDHQAFLGSTREQIGYEKAGIFRHQRPAIVGEPDMPITVADVAAAKGAILKRVGQQFDWQQTSSQHWCFKGEHWHLTDLPVPQLPLPNAATALAALESLFGQIPLKAIVQGLQQATLTGRMEHFREHPLILLDVAHNPHAARYLASQLNQLPRQGKLYGLCGMLKDKDIHGVLSVLSPVVDEWFLVSLHNARGATATTLHEALPATTLSHQYKDMMSAWHDLSSRLQHSDVVIVFGSFYTVSGFKEVVQAIGKE, from the coding sequence ATGAACTCATCTGATTCCGTTAATGTCATTACCCCTCCCGCTGAAGACGCAGCTTTGCAGTGTTGGCTAGACTACTTGTTAGCCATCCATCCGCAGGAAATTGAGATGGGATTGGACCGTGTGGCGACGGTTGCTGGTCGCATGCAGCTGTTGGATTTAGCGCCAGCTAAAGTGATTACCGTTGGTGGGACCAATGGTAAGGGCACCACTTGTCGGATGCTGGAGCTGATCTTGCAAAATGCCGGATATCGGGTAGGGGTTTACAGTTCCCCCCATCTGCTGCGTTACAACGAACGGGTGAGAATACAAGGTAAAGATGCCTGCGATGAAGCATTTATCGCCGCCTTTAGCGAAATTGAAAAAGCCCGTGGCGAGGTATCACTGAGTTTTTTCGAATATGGCACGCTCGCCGCATTTAAGCTGTTTAAGCAAGCCGCTCTGGATGTCGTAATTCTCGAAGTTGGACTGGGTGGCCGTTTGGATGCCACCAATATTATTGATGCGGATGTCAGCGTCATTACTGCGGTTGACTTGGATCATCAGGCATTTTTGGGTAGTACCCGCGAACAGATTGGCTACGAAAAAGCGGGTATTTTCCGTCACCAACGCCCCGCGATAGTGGGTGAGCCCGATATGCCCATCACGGTGGCTGACGTAGCAGCAGCAAAAGGTGCCATCCTCAAACGCGTCGGACAACAATTTGACTGGCAACAAACCAGTTCACAACATTGGTGTTTTAAGGGGGAGCATTGGCACCTGACTGATCTGCCAGTCCCTCAGTTACCGTTACCAAACGCTGCGACCGCATTGGCAGCATTGGAGTCACTGTTTGGGCAGATACCGCTAAAAGCGATAGTGCAGGGCTTGCAACAAGCCACACTGACGGGGCGCATGGAACATTTCCGCGAGCATCCATTGATCTTATTGGACGTTGCACACAATCCCCATGCCGCTCGCTATCTGGCCTCGCAACTTAACCAGTTACCTCGCCAAGGAAAACTTTATGGACTCTGTGGCATGTTGAAGGATAAAGATATTCACGGGGTTCTAAGTGTGCTGTCGCCGGTTGTTGATGAATGGTTTCTGGTCAGCTTACATAATGCTCGTGGCGCGACTGCTACAACTTTACATGAGGCTTTGCCTGCCACAACGCTCAGTCATCAATATAAGGACATGATGTCCGCCTGGCACGATTTATCATCACGCTTGCAACACTCTGATGTGGTAATTGTCTTTGGCTCCTTTTACACTGTTTCAGGATTCAAAGAAGTTGTCCAAGCTATTGGAAAGGAATAA
- the pdxB gene encoding 4-phosphoerythronate dehydrogenase PdxB translates to MKLVVDENMPYVQQLFAPMGDIVAVNGRKLDAATVADADVLLVRSVTRVNEALLRDNHQLQFVGSATIGTDHIDMAYLASRNIPFTNAPGCNATSVGEYVFIALLELAAKFGTSLKQRKVGIVGAGNTGSAVAKCLKAYGVSTVLCDPPKARNGDSREFASLETLLADCDVITLHVPLTVDGQDATFHLLDETRLRSLRPDTWLINACRGEVIDNHALISVKSERSDLALVMDVWEGEPNPIKALVDMADIATPHIAGYSLEGRARGTLMLYQQLQQMMGMPASKSLDDLLPKRWNPRLLMNAAPTEKELLSLCRFIYDLRDDDRQFRKIHQIPGEFDNMRKNHRHRREFSALALENLSGYGVDWLSELGFSGVHR, encoded by the coding sequence ATGAAACTGGTCGTAGATGAGAATATGCCCTACGTGCAGCAATTATTTGCACCTATGGGCGACATCGTTGCTGTCAACGGTCGGAAGCTTGATGCCGCGACAGTTGCCGATGCTGATGTACTGTTAGTTCGCTCCGTTACCCGTGTAAACGAAGCCCTGCTGCGCGATAACCACCAACTCCAATTTGTCGGTAGTGCAACGATAGGTACCGATCACATCGATATGGCTTATCTGGCTTCCAGGAATATCCCCTTCACTAATGCTCCTGGCTGTAATGCCACTTCTGTAGGGGAATATGTGTTTATTGCACTGTTGGAACTGGCGGCTAAATTTGGCACATCACTGAAACAGCGTAAGGTTGGCATTGTTGGCGCAGGTAATACCGGTAGCGCTGTTGCCAAATGCCTTAAGGCCTACGGCGTTTCGACTGTATTGTGTGACCCACCTAAAGCACGAAATGGCGACTCTCGCGAGTTTGCTTCACTGGAAACGTTATTGGCTGATTGTGATGTCATTACGCTGCATGTGCCGCTGACGGTTGATGGCCAAGACGCCACGTTTCATCTTCTGGATGAAACACGTTTGCGCAGTTTAAGGCCCGACACGTGGCTCATAAACGCGTGTCGCGGTGAGGTGATTGATAATCACGCCCTTATCAGCGTAAAAAGCGAGCGCTCCGATTTGGCATTGGTCATGGATGTTTGGGAAGGGGAACCAAATCCTATCAAAGCGCTGGTTGATATGGCCGATATCGCGACACCGCATATCGCCGGCTACAGTTTGGAAGGCCGTGCTAGAGGCACATTGATGCTGTATCAGCAATTGCAGCAGATGATGGGCATGCCAGCCAGCAAATCACTTGATGATCTGTTACCAAAGCGTTGGAATCCTCGGTTGCTGATGAATGCTGCGCCCACCGAAAAAGAGTTGCTATCGCTTTGCCGCTTCATTTATGACCTGCGTGATGATGATCGGCAATTCAGGAAAATTCATCAAATTCCTGGGGAATTTGACAATATGAGAAAAAATCACCGTCATCGGCGGGAATTCAGCGCTTTGGCTCTGGAAAACCTGAGTGGTTATGGGGTAGATTGGTTGTCCGAATTAGGTTTTTCTGGAGTCCATCGGTAA
- a CDS encoding aspartate-semialdehyde dehydrogenase → MSQKYNVVVLGASGAVGQTMIEILEERNFPVANLYPLASSRSAGKTVTFHGKNLDILDVETFDWSKAQIGFFSAGGDVSAKWAPIAADAGCVVIDNTSHFRYEADIPLVVPEVNPQAIADFRNRNIIANPNCSTIQMLVALKPIYDNFGISRINVATYQSVSGTGKKAIEELAQQSAKLLSGTPSEPKVYPKQIAFNVLPHIDKFMDNGYTKEEMKMVWETRKILGDDSILVNPTAVRVPVFYSHSEAVHIETVQPTDAASVKAVLRDAPGIVLFEDDDDYPTAVTEGAGTDPVYVGRVRKDISHEQGINLWVVSDNIRKGAALNSVQIGELLIRDYL, encoded by the coding sequence ATGTCGCAAAAATATAATGTCGTTGTGTTAGGTGCATCGGGTGCTGTGGGTCAAACCATGATTGAGATCCTCGAAGAGCGTAACTTCCCGGTCGCTAACCTGTATCCACTCGCCAGCAGCCGCAGTGCCGGCAAAACCGTTACGTTTCACGGTAAAAATCTGGACATTCTTGATGTGGAAACCTTCGACTGGAGTAAGGCCCAGATTGGTTTCTTCTCTGCTGGTGGCGATGTTTCTGCTAAGTGGGCACCAATTGCCGCTGACGCTGGTTGTGTGGTGATCGATAACACCTCACATTTCCGTTACGAAGCGGATATTCCATTGGTCGTGCCGGAAGTGAACCCTCAGGCAATTGCGGATTTTCGTAACCGTAATATTATCGCCAATCCTAACTGTTCCACCATTCAGATGCTGGTTGCCCTGAAACCGATTTATGATAACTTCGGGATCTCTCGCATTAACGTAGCGACCTATCAGTCTGTTTCTGGTACTGGTAAAAAAGCCATTGAAGAATTGGCGCAGCAGAGCGCTAAGCTATTGTCTGGCACCCCATCTGAGCCAAAAGTTTACCCTAAGCAGATTGCGTTTAACGTGCTACCGCATATCGATAAGTTTATGGATAACGGTTACACCAAAGAAGAGATGAAAATGGTCTGGGAAACCCGCAAAATTTTGGGTGATGACAGCATTTTGGTCAATCCGACTGCGGTGCGTGTGCCAGTGTTTTATAGCCATTCTGAAGCCGTTCACATTGAGACTGTACAGCCCACTGATGCCGCATCTGTGAAAGCGGTATTGCGTGATGCCCCGGGGATTGTGTTGTTTGAAGATGACGATGATTACCCAACTGCGGTGACAGAAGGTGCCGGGACTGATCCGGTTTATGTCGGACGAGTGCGCAAGGACATTTCCCATGAACAGGGTATCAATTTATGGGTGGTATCGGACAATATCCGTAAAGGTGCGGCATTAAACAGTGTGCAAATCGGTGAATTATTGATTCGCGATTATCTGTAA